A genomic segment from Spinacia oleracea cultivar Varoflay chromosome 3, BTI_SOV_V1, whole genome shotgun sequence encodes:
- the LOC110791163 gene encoding protein FAR1-RELATED SEQUENCE 5-like: MEDDLIDLNIDLNRAIEEKLYNYDENLENHREVYDVEDEDEGTSQQVMVANQCIEEGSIIHSIDTNHNIFENPNNEQEENIDKELDGSLIGEARKTTDEIYDLYCKHAAIIGFSVRKGKNRYKEGTTIVNGKYFYCSAAGIRDPPKNKELKNEDDQSDAKKKERRKRVMITRTKCEAQIFAKKNENGDFEIEKHVVVHNHPLTREISNYLHRSERQMTEPKKEAIEAMSECGLRPMESYRYMSTETGGDDCVGHTMIDHLNYCYKLKMKQIDGKDSQTLVNKLYDIQSIDPEFFFRVRLNAEGKVECLFWRDSMMREDYKIYGDVLVFDTTFRTNKYNLICAPFVGINNHWKNTMFACAFIGDETTESFVWVFETFLKAMGGKHPISIFTDQDAAIAAGIEQVFPSSRHRLCLWHLSKNANSRFGLLKSDKNFKNAFYKCLSGCITPNDFEETWKSMINTFKLEKDDWFNRLYSLKEKWCTALSKDFFSAGILSSQRSESTNHAVGFKANKSTTLTEFYSIFQATINRWRKTEEKDEFDCTRGIPTSELSMSAILKQAPNVYTITLFRDFEEEFKLSVASSTMFKGSVGRTVFFEVWIEGITGSRQEVQYKMEDSTVTCTCKNFEESGWLCFHCLRILHIHSINTIPDRYITTRWTRYAKKQIWERVDTIKREKGEINNFTGWRLHMIRRYYNLILKGHKIAKARKFIEEKFKMDNKAVDEIIKKEEERKAKEEAAKIAEQEKAKAEAQRETQDKESTNSEITIVLDPDRANTKGKSKKRIKGQYDNYKQPSKKGKKKHKEFGSKTPNIQLFTPKEQLF, encoded by the exons ATGGAGGACGATTTAATCGATTTGAATATCGATTTAAATCGCGCAATAGAAGAAAAATTGTATAATTATGACG aaaactTAGAGAATCATAGAGAAGTATATGatgttgaagatgaagatgaaggcaCATCTCAGCAAGTTATGGTTGCAAATCAATGTATTGAAGAAG gTTCAATAATACATTCAATTGATACAAACCACAACATCTTTGAAAATCCAAATAATGAGCAGGAAGAAAACATTGATAAAGAATTAGATGGCAGTTTAATTGGAGAAGCAAGGAAAACAACCGATGAGATTTATGATCTATATTGCAAACATGCTGCTATTATTGGTTTTAGTGTACGAAAAGGGAAGAatagatataaagaaggaaccaCAATTGTTAATGGAAAATACTTCTACTGCTCTGCTGCTGGAATAAGAGACCCTCCTAAAAACAAAGAACTAAAAAATGAAGATGATCAATCAGatgcaaaaaagaaagaaaggagaaagagggttatgataacaagaacaaaatgtgaagctcaaatatttgcaaagaagaatgaaaatggagattttgaaatagaaaagcaTGTAGTGGTACATAATCACCCATTGACAAGAGAAATAAGTAATTATCTCCACCGATCGGAACGACAAATGACAGAACCTAAAAAAGAAGCTATTGAGGCAATGTCAGAATGTGGTCTAAGACCAATGGAGTCTTATAGGTATATGTCAACAGAAACTGGCGGAGACGACTGTGTAGGTCATACGATGATTGATCATCTAAACTACTGCTACAagttaaaaatgaagcaaattgATGGCAAGGATTCACAAACACTAGTGAACAAACTGTATGACATACAATCAATAGATCCCGAGTTCTTTTTCAGAGTAAGACTCAATGCTGAAGGAAAAGTTGAGTGCCTATTTTGGAGGGATTCTATGATGAGAGAAGATTACAAAATATATGGAGATGTTCTAGTTTTTGATACTACATTCAGAACCAATAAGTACAATCTCATATGTGCTCCATTTGTTGGTATCAATAACCATTGGAAAAACACAATGTTTGCTTGTGCTTTCATTGGGGATGAAACCACAGAATCTTTCGTTTGGGTGTTTGAAACTTTTCTGAAGGCTATGGGAGGAAAGCACCCTATATCAATTTTCACTGATCAAGATGCAGCTATTGCTGCTGGAATAGAACAG GTTTTTCCTTCTTCAAGACACAGGTTATGCTTGTGGCACTTGAGTAAAAATGCAAACAGTAGGTTTGGTTTATTGAAGTCTgataaaaacttcaaaaacgCATTCTACAAGTGTTTAAGTGGGTGTATAACACcaaatgattttgaagaaacttgGAAATCTATGATCAACACTTTTAAGCTGGAAAAAGATGACTGGTTCAACAGATTGTATAGTCTTAAAGAAAAATGGTGTACagctttaagtaaagattttttttctgCCGGTATACTTTCTTCACAAAGAAGTGAAAGTACAAACCATGCTGTTGGTTTTAAAGCAAATAAAAGTACAACATTAACAGAGTTCTATAGTATTTTTCAAGCTACAATAAATCGATGGAGAAAAACCGAAGAAAAAGACGAATTTGACTGTACAAGGGGAATACCAACTTCAGAGCTAAGTATGAGTGCTATATTAAAACAGGCACCAAATGTATACACGATAACACTTtttcgtgattttgaagaaGAGTTCAAGCTTTCTGTGGCAAGTAGTACAATGTTCAAGGGAAGTGTAGGAAGAACAGTGTTTTTTGAAGTGTGGATAGAAGGAATAACAG GATCAAGGCAAGAAGTTCAATACAAAATGGAAGATTCAACCGTCACTTGCACATGCAAAAACTTTGAAGAATCTGGATGGTTATGCTTCCATTGTTTAAGAATATTGCATATACATTCAATCAATACAATTCCAGATCGTTACATAACAACAAGATGGACTAGATATGCAAAGAAACAGATATGGGAAAGGGTTGATACAATAAAAAGGGAGAAAGGTGAAATCAACAATTTTACTGGTTGGAGATTACATATGATCAGAAG ATACTATAACTTAATTTTGAAAGGGCATAAGATAGCAAAGGCCAGAAAATTTATCGAGGAGAAGTTTAAAATGGATAATAAAGCAGttgatgaaatcataaaaaaggaagaagaaaggaaggcaaaagaagaagcTGCAAAGATAGCAGAACAAGAAAAGGCAAAAGCTGAAGCACAACGAGAAACACAAGACAAGGAATCAACTAATTCTGAAATAACAATTGTGCTTGATCCTGATCGTGCTAATACTAAAGGAAAGAGTAAGAAGAGAATAAAGGGTCAATATGACAATTACAAGCAGCCatcaaagaaaggaaaaaagaaacacaaagaaTTTGGATCCAAGACACCCAATATTCAATTATTTACAcctaaagaacaactattttag
- the LOC130469421 gene encoding uncharacterized protein gives MKNPLEKLLKNMDNIHHEDIKSFKFIPVGGNWKRGAYDKDCCVYLMMLMMVFHGVETVQDGVGIFDFDPLADEDFRKFLRACICGTIVLSDLNCYRDEYLKRMVAFRKYRKQDVLDALIKQREELTQKYMNDASKIEIVARNSSARKSKHVETEDEAETDVNVEGKGRGKGGRRTRGGRRGKARGRGASRG, from the exons atgaaaaatccgttggAAAAACTACTGAAAAATATggataacattcatcatgaagaTATTAAAAGCTTCAAATTTATCCCGGTCGGTGGTAATTGGAAGCGAGGTGCTTATGACAAAGACTGTTGTGTCTATTTGATGATGTTAATGATGGTTTTTCATGGTGTTGAAACGGTACAAGATGGTGTTGGGATTTTTGACTTTGATCCCTTGGCAGAT GAAGATTTCAGGAAGTTTCTCAGGGCTTGTATTTGTGGCACCATTGTGTTGTCAGATTTGAATTGTTACAGAGATGAATATCTGAAACGAATGGTTGCATTCAGGAAATACAGGAAACAAGATGTTTTGGATGCCCTAATTAAACAAAGGGAAGAGTTGACGCAGAAATACATGAATGATGcttcaaaaattgaaattgttgcAAGAAATAGTTCAGCAAGGAAATCCAAACATGTTGAAACAGAAGATGAAGCTGAGACAGATGTCAATGTTGAAGGGAAAGGACGTGGCAAAGGCGGGAGACGCACCCGAGGAGGCAGACGCGGGAAGGCACGTGGACGAGGTGCTTCACGTGGTTAA